One genomic window of Puniceicoccus vermicola includes the following:
- the ilvB gene encoding biosynthetic-type acetolactate synthase large subunit gives MSTKTAKPSPETVLPFQPQYEEGPEMMGADVVVSCLEREGIDTVFAYPGGASLELHQALVRSKKIRTILPRHEQGGGFMAHGHARATGKASVCMATSGPGATNLITCIADAYMDSVPLVAITGQVYQTLIGKSAFQETDVLGISMPVVKHSYMVLTAEELPTVIKEAFHVAQSGRPGPVLIDIPKDIQQEVFKPKFPLELHLPGYPEPPIASDDDLLQVLGLIQKAKRPVLYTGGGIISSDATKAFREFAEKTGVPVASTLMGLGCMDPDHPLSLYWFGMHGTVAGNWAVCESDLLICAGARFDDRITGKVEKFAPDAKIIHFDLDRSEHHKNKKAHFPIFGEIRHALERMNELVDSTKFEKPDLSEWTAKLDGWKKEYPFTFKESPHILPQEAIKTLYEETKGDAIITTGVGQHQMWAAQFYRFKEPRTYISSLGLGTMGFGYPAAVGAKTAFPDKEVIDIDGDGSFLMNVQELATAKIEKINAKCLLLNNQHLGMVVQWEDRFYQGCRGQTILGDPENIGSPENIDGLYPDFVKIAEGFGVKGRRVIRKEDLREAIREMLDHDGPYLLDVVVPYTEHVLPMIPQGKSAKEILTE, from the coding sequence ATGTCCACTAAAACAGCAAAGCCATCGCCGGAAACCGTTCTTCCGTTCCAACCTCAGTATGAGGAAGGACCTGAAATGATGGGTGCCGACGTCGTCGTCTCCTGCCTCGAACGGGAGGGAATCGACACAGTCTTTGCCTATCCTGGCGGAGCTTCTCTCGAACTGCACCAAGCACTCGTCCGCTCCAAAAAGATTCGCACGATCCTCCCGCGCCACGAGCAGGGCGGAGGATTTATGGCCCACGGTCATGCTCGTGCGACAGGAAAAGCCTCCGTCTGCATGGCCACCAGCGGCCCCGGAGCGACCAACTTGATCACCTGCATCGCCGACGCCTATATGGATAGCGTTCCGCTCGTCGCGATCACCGGACAGGTTTACCAGACTTTAATCGGGAAGAGCGCTTTTCAGGAAACCGACGTGCTGGGGATCTCCATGCCTGTCGTCAAGCACAGCTACATGGTCCTGACCGCCGAAGAGCTCCCGACCGTCATCAAAGAAGCTTTTCACGTGGCCCAAAGCGGCCGCCCAGGGCCAGTCCTCATCGATATCCCCAAGGATATTCAACAGGAGGTCTTTAAGCCCAAGTTCCCCCTCGAGCTGCATCTCCCCGGTTACCCGGAGCCTCCGATTGCATCGGACGATGATCTGCTCCAGGTTCTCGGTCTCATCCAGAAGGCCAAGCGCCCGGTCCTGTACACAGGCGGAGGCATCATCAGCAGCGACGCCACGAAGGCTTTTCGCGAGTTCGCAGAGAAGACCGGCGTCCCAGTAGCCTCCACCCTCATGGGCCTCGGCTGCATGGATCCGGATCATCCACTCTCTCTTTACTGGTTTGGCATGCACGGGACTGTCGCTGGTAACTGGGCAGTCTGCGAAAGCGATCTCCTCATCTGCGCCGGCGCCCGTTTCGACGACCGCATCACCGGTAAAGTTGAAAAATTTGCGCCGGACGCAAAGATCATCCACTTCGACCTCGACCGCTCCGAGCACCACAAGAACAAGAAGGCCCACTTCCCAATCTTCGGAGAGATCCGCCACGCCCTCGAGCGGATGAATGAATTGGTCGACTCCACCAAGTTCGAGAAGCCCGATCTTTCCGAATGGACGGCCAAGCTCGACGGCTGGAAGAAGGAATACCCTTTCACCTTCAAAGAAAGCCCTCACATCCTCCCACAGGAGGCGATCAAGACCCTCTACGAAGAAACCAAGGGGGACGCGATTATTACGACCGGAGTCGGCCAGCACCAAATGTGGGCGGCCCAGTTTTACCGCTTTAAAGAACCCCGGACCTACATCAGCTCTCTCGGGCTCGGGACGATGGGCTTCGGATACCCAGCCGCTGTGGGCGCCAAGACGGCGTTCCCGGACAAGGAAGTCATCGACATTGACGGTGACGGCTCCTTCCTCATGAACGTCCAGGAGCTCGCTACCGCCAAGATCGAAAAGATCAACGCGAAGTGCCTCCTCCTGAACAATCAGCACCTCGGTATGGTTGTGCAATGGGAAGACCGTTTCTATCAGGGCTGCCGCGGCCAAACGATCCTCGGCGATCCAGAAAACATCGGAAGCCCCGAGAACATCGACGGTCTCTATCCCGACTTTGTGAAGATCGCCGAAGGTTTTGGCGTCAAAGGTCGCCGTGTGATCCGCAAGGAAGATCTCCGCGAAGCGATCCGAGAGATGCTCGACCATGATGGCCCCTACCTCCTCGACGTAGTGGTCCCCTACACCGAGCACGTTCTTCCGATGATTCCCCAAGGTAAGTCCGCGAAGGAAATCCTGACAGAGTGA
- a CDS encoding TIGR00282 family metallophosphoesterase, with protein sequence MPRILFLGDIVGRPGRQILQQRLREVRQTRQIDRVIANGENAAAGAGITGKLAREILDAGVDAITLGDHVWDQRGFADEIGNLDKVCRPANLDSSCPGRTHLIVDGGGFRLGVFTVLGREFMKIKSSCPFREAERLAAELRPKVDALLVEIHAETTSEKIAMAWMLEGVATAVVGTHTHTPTADARVLPRGTAAITDVGMTGPYRSVLGREVDPVLGRFLDGMPRKFTVAQEDVWMRGVLIDFDETGRATSIELLAVPDTASEVGLL encoded by the coding sequence ATGCCACGCATTTTGTTTTTGGGCGACATCGTTGGTCGCCCCGGTCGTCAGATTCTTCAACAGCGCCTACGCGAGGTTCGCCAGACCCGTCAAATCGATCGAGTTATCGCGAATGGGGAGAACGCCGCGGCGGGAGCGGGGATCACGGGGAAGTTGGCTCGTGAAATCCTGGACGCCGGTGTCGACGCCATCACTCTCGGTGACCATGTCTGGGATCAGCGGGGATTTGCCGACGAGATTGGGAACCTTGATAAGGTGTGCCGTCCAGCCAATCTGGACTCATCCTGCCCGGGTAGGACTCATTTGATCGTCGATGGGGGAGGGTTTCGACTGGGGGTCTTCACCGTGCTCGGCCGCGAGTTCATGAAGATCAAGTCGAGCTGTCCCTTCCGGGAAGCCGAGCGCCTGGCCGCTGAGTTACGACCCAAGGTCGATGCTCTCCTGGTAGAAATTCATGCCGAGACCACCTCGGAGAAGATCGCGATGGCCTGGATGCTCGAGGGTGTCGCCACGGCAGTCGTCGGCACCCACACGCACACTCCCACAGCGGATGCACGCGTCCTCCCGCGAGGAACTGCGGCGATTACGGATGTCGGGATGACCGGTCCATACCGATCGGTGCTCGGGCGAGAGGTGGATCCCGTACTCGGGCGTTTCCTCGATGGTATGCCCCGAAAGTTTACGGTTGCTCAGGAGGATGTTTGGATGCGCGGAGTCCTGATCGATTTCGACGAAACGGGCCGTGCCACCTCGATCGAGCTCTTGGCCGTGCCGGATACGGCTAGCGAAGTAGGGCTACTCTAG
- the holA gene encoding DNA polymerase III subunit delta, with protein MSDSLRMVLGDDEFLVDRRAGEIFKPWKEEAVDEYSVEIVDGRAQTVDEAVTAVTRFAESAQTDSLFGGGAKTVWLRNLTFLGDGRLGQSAGAKQEVERLQELLKGMAGSESKILISGAPVDRRRSFYKWVSTQTGFEGIDAKKAGAAAFQQVVEDECKSAGVTLSRMALEVLRAKLNGEIRMAVEEIRKLITALPEGKKEITEKQVAEEVPEFGEPEFFEAADKFFRGNLGDALEALRRHFFNQKEGRPLLSNLMNRNRLMIQARVLSDSGMLKASGRRVDAASLKEAAAWAEPWYGDTSKKTPVNVFAQNPFYLGNLAEAARRIPLRRLFDFQTAFVDTFREMVNRPNDHEAVFRELAVRCLAPTPKRR; from the coding sequence ATGTCTGATTCTCTCCGAATGGTTCTGGGCGATGACGAATTCCTCGTCGACCGTCGCGCAGGAGAAATTTTCAAGCCGTGGAAAGAAGAAGCGGTGGATGAATACTCCGTCGAGATCGTCGATGGGCGGGCTCAGACTGTCGATGAGGCAGTGACCGCGGTCACCCGATTTGCCGAATCCGCGCAGACCGACTCTCTTTTCGGGGGCGGGGCCAAGACCGTCTGGTTGCGCAATCTGACTTTCCTCGGAGATGGGCGCCTTGGCCAGAGTGCCGGAGCCAAACAGGAAGTGGAACGACTTCAGGAGCTCCTCAAAGGTATGGCGGGCAGCGAATCGAAGATTCTCATTTCCGGAGCTCCAGTTGATCGGCGGCGTTCTTTTTACAAATGGGTATCCACCCAAACGGGATTTGAGGGGATCGATGCGAAGAAGGCCGGAGCCGCCGCTTTTCAGCAGGTCGTTGAAGACGAGTGCAAATCCGCCGGTGTCACCCTTTCCCGTATGGCCCTTGAAGTTCTCCGTGCCAAGCTGAACGGAGAAATCCGGATGGCGGTTGAGGAAATCCGCAAGCTGATCACGGCCCTCCCCGAGGGCAAAAAGGAGATCACCGAGAAACAGGTCGCCGAGGAGGTTCCTGAATTCGGCGAACCCGAGTTTTTCGAAGCGGCCGACAAGTTCTTCCGTGGCAATTTAGGAGACGCACTCGAAGCGCTCCGTCGTCATTTCTTTAATCAGAAGGAGGGACGCCCTCTCCTCTCCAACCTAATGAACCGCAATCGGCTCATGATTCAGGCGCGTGTCCTTTCCGACAGCGGAATGCTGAAAGCCAGTGGACGCCGCGTCGATGCGGCCAGCCTCAAGGAAGCAGCGGCTTGGGCCGAACCGTGGTATGGAGACACATCCAAAAAAACTCCAGTCAACGTTTTCGCCCAGAATCCTTTCTATTTGGGCAACCTCGCTGAGGCCGCCCGCCGCATCCCACTGCGCCGTCTCTTCGATTTCCAGACCGCCTTCGTGGATACCTTCCGCGAGATGGTCAATCGCCCCAACGACCACGAGGCCGTCTTCCGCGAACTCGCGGTCCGCTGCCTCGCTCCCACGCCCAAACGGCGCTAG
- a CDS encoding flavoprotein, translating into MTNLENSAPSPVAGKTIILGVCGSIAAYRAADITSQLTKLGASVFPVMTKEATQLITPLTLKTLARNPVAWDLWKEAEGWQPGHIELADNADLFLVAPATAHTLACFAQGLAPDLLTSIYLATRAPVLIAPAMNGKMLTHPATEENLKTLRNRGHHFVEPAEGMLACGYEGKGRLAPVEEIIAAATSLLSEKDV; encoded by the coding sequence ATGACCAATCTGGAAAACAGTGCGCCCTCTCCCGTGGCCGGGAAAACCATCATCCTCGGGGTCTGCGGAAGTATTGCCGCCTATCGTGCGGCGGACATCACGAGCCAACTCACCAAACTGGGCGCGTCGGTGTTTCCGGTGATGACTAAGGAGGCCACCCAACTCATCACTCCGTTGACCCTGAAGACTCTCGCCCGAAATCCGGTCGCTTGGGATCTTTGGAAGGAGGCCGAAGGTTGGCAGCCCGGCCATATTGAGCTCGCGGACAACGCCGATCTCTTTTTGGTCGCCCCGGCCACGGCCCACACTCTGGCGTGCTTCGCTCAAGGGCTTGCTCCCGACCTCCTCACCTCCATTTATCTGGCTACCCGCGCTCCGGTCCTGATCGCTCCCGCGATGAACGGGAAAATGCTCACCCATCCGGCCACCGAGGAAAATTTGAAAACTCTCCGCAATCGGGGTCATCACTTTGTCGAGCCCGCAGAGGGCATGCTGGCCTGCGGCTACGAAGGCAAAGGACGCCTGGCTCCCGTCGAAGAAATCATCGCAGCCGCAACCTCACTGCTATCCGAAAAAGATGTCTGA
- the msrB gene encoding peptide-methionine (R)-S-oxide reductase MsrB: MKSESCNDGACGTPSGNVAAGRAEVVQLSESQWEEVLTPAQFQVLRDHGTERPFQNAYWDEKRPGIYVCAATGTPLFSSEDKFKSGTGWPSFTQPIEEGVVGEEVDTSYGMRRVENYCVDCGGHLGHVFEDGPAPTGLRYCMNSTAMEFIPAESVEAIPALVEEQKKVAAKRISELQALGNS, from the coding sequence ATGAAATCAGAATCTTGCAACGATGGTGCCTGCGGAACGCCGAGCGGAAATGTGGCCGCTGGCCGGGCTGAGGTGGTTCAACTTTCCGAGAGCCAGTGGGAGGAGGTTTTGACTCCTGCACAATTTCAAGTCCTCCGGGATCACGGAACTGAACGCCCTTTTCAGAATGCTTACTGGGACGAGAAACGACCGGGAATTTACGTCTGTGCGGCGACGGGGACTCCTCTTTTTTCGAGCGAGGATAAATTTAAGTCGGGAACTGGGTGGCCTAGCTTCACTCAGCCGATCGAAGAGGGAGTTGTCGGCGAAGAGGTGGATACTTCCTACGGCATGCGCCGGGTCGAGAATTACTGCGTGGATTGCGGCGGGCATCTTGGGCATGTTTTCGAAGACGGCCCTGCTCCGACCGGTTTGCGTTACTGCATGAATTCGACGGCAATGGAGTTCATCCCTGCAGAATCAGTCGAAGCGATTCCGGCCTTGGTGGAAGAGCAGAAGAAAGTCGCCGCCAAGCGAATTTCCGAGCTTCAGGCTCTGGGAAATTCTTGA
- a CDS encoding DUF4340 domain-containing protein translates to MRLKLTVFLGLLNLLAFGVIYYLEAGNDGAPEQRRAEPVLASSIAESSRIEITGEAVPERRVLTRRNDSWMLEEPIVWRANPNAIDRIFRALLFLRKDIRFTMEDIERNNQTLADYGLDTPVLVISFVRDGKTTTIKIGSPTDVGGRFYLLGPSGEEVFVVDEEVVRSVALDLQDLRSRNLFTMDFFGIKEISLQPGNGRSLQIRLAAIEDGWMFEAPIQTRASAPAVDSRLQRILETSVVSLIPETQISPSESGLVEPRMRISLEDGGTRRTFLLGKPVPDQEGNAYGKIEGIPTVVTVPEEAFLTLNDALTNLREKSFFLFRVPLVTSLQIGSGDRTISLQKLENQTWQVSASGAEVEPVRYPADPGVLTKTVESLITLRAKKFISDAPSDSDLREYGLNDPQRTVEIIGENNHKLLLGDLDPDTRLIYAKVEGQPFVYAVPMDIIRDLPVSALAYRFRLLDQIPDTGQIRSVVVRDLDTEKILLDRTLGEGGKSWTFGELDDPDQPPKTSFVTLLKQLRNFRVDSYLSPTFTDGLKIEADRTIPWRYLLEAEVVLPGSGDSTVVTKKYYLTERIEGTLQGGGSEEKDVTFTLPQTIIEAWEDLFPTRPLPDEYDEEAALEAAQKTAPQIEEEAEKENSQDELQSSPESATPDKTSPGESELNLTPVLPTPESVGSGQNKEPAG, encoded by the coding sequence ATGAGACTAAAACTGACAGTTTTCCTCGGCCTGCTGAACCTCTTGGCCTTCGGAGTTATCTATTACCTCGAAGCCGGCAACGACGGGGCCCCGGAACAACGACGGGCCGAACCGGTTCTGGCTTCTTCGATTGCAGAAAGCTCCCGCATCGAAATCACGGGGGAAGCCGTTCCGGAACGCCGAGTGCTCACCCGCCGCAACGATTCCTGGATGCTCGAAGAGCCCATCGTCTGGCGAGCCAATCCCAACGCGATCGACCGCATCTTTCGCGCACTCCTTTTTCTCCGCAAAGATATCCGCTTCACAATGGAGGACATCGAGCGAAACAACCAGACCCTCGCCGACTACGGCCTCGATACCCCGGTTCTCGTCATCTCATTCGTTCGTGATGGAAAAACAACGACCATCAAGATCGGATCGCCCACCGATGTCGGCGGACGCTTCTACTTGCTCGGACCTTCAGGCGAGGAAGTCTTCGTCGTCGATGAGGAAGTCGTCCGCTCCGTGGCCCTCGACCTGCAGGACCTCCGGAGCCGCAACCTCTTCACCATGGACTTCTTTGGGATCAAGGAGATCTCCCTCCAGCCAGGTAACGGTCGGAGCCTCCAAATTCGGCTCGCCGCAATTGAGGACGGATGGATGTTTGAAGCTCCGATCCAGACCCGCGCCAGCGCACCTGCCGTCGACTCCCGCCTCCAGCGAATTCTGGAAACATCGGTCGTCTCCCTCATCCCCGAAACTCAGATTTCTCCAAGCGAATCGGGACTCGTCGAGCCCCGGATGAGAATTTCCCTTGAAGATGGCGGCACCCGTAGAACCTTTCTACTCGGCAAACCGGTTCCGGACCAAGAAGGCAACGCCTACGGCAAGATCGAAGGCATTCCCACCGTGGTCACCGTTCCCGAAGAAGCATTCCTCACACTCAACGACGCTCTGACCAACCTTCGCGAGAAGTCCTTTTTCCTCTTCCGCGTCCCCCTCGTCACCAGTCTCCAAATCGGATCGGGAGACCGGACGATCAGCCTGCAGAAACTCGAAAACCAGACCTGGCAGGTCAGCGCCTCCGGCGCAGAGGTCGAACCCGTGCGCTACCCAGCCGATCCCGGCGTATTGACGAAAACCGTCGAATCTCTCATCACCCTCCGCGCTAAAAAATTTATCAGCGACGCGCCCTCCGACTCGGACCTCCGGGAATACGGACTCAATGACCCACAGCGCACCGTGGAAATCATCGGCGAAAACAACCATAAACTCCTTCTCGGCGACCTAGACCCGGACACCCGGCTCATTTACGCCAAGGTTGAGGGCCAACCCTTCGTCTACGCTGTGCCGATGGACATCATCCGCGACCTGCCAGTCTCCGCTCTCGCCTATCGTTTCCGGCTCCTCGACCAAATTCCCGACACTGGGCAGATCCGCTCGGTTGTGGTCAGGGATCTCGATACAGAGAAAATTCTCCTTGATCGCACGCTGGGCGAGGGTGGAAAATCCTGGACGTTCGGTGAGCTCGACGATCCGGACCAGCCACCCAAAACCTCTTTCGTTACCCTCCTCAAGCAGCTGCGTAACTTCCGGGTAGATTCTTACCTTTCGCCAACTTTCACCGACGGACTCAAAATCGAAGCCGACAGAACCATTCCTTGGCGATACCTACTGGAGGCGGAAGTCGTCCTTCCCGGCAGTGGCGACTCCACTGTCGTCACCAAAAAATACTACCTCACCGAACGGATTGAAGGCACTCTCCAAGGAGGCGGCTCCGAGGAGAAGGACGTGACCTTCACCCTCCCGCAAACGATTATTGAGGCCTGGGAAGACCTTTTCCCGACTCGGCCCCTACCCGACGAATATGATGAGGAAGCCGCACTGGAAGCCGCCCAGAAAACGGCTCCCCAGATCGAAGAAGAGGCCGAAAAGGAAAATTCTCAGGACGAACTGCAATCATCGCCCGAATCTGCAACCCCCGACAAAACCTCTCCAGGGGAGTCTGAACTCAACCTCACACCCGTGCTGCCCACTCCCGAAAGTGTAGGCTCCGGTCAGAACAAAGAACCTGCCGGCTGA
- a CDS encoding GldG family protein, which produces MTTRDDFRRTNRWRRLNAFLQVLLCISLIAAINHLGSGHFERRDLTQDRKFSLSPETEAYLSSVEKPVDIYIIIPDIETDETNRRVLRDLRKLLSNIQLFSDTDGNGNINVEFIDVFRQRNRAREILGRYNISTQNSILITSGNRLKQISIDSLYTFEEGKMRSFRGESEFLSAILQVTRQSNSVVYFLVGQGEFDLDSVDPLKGLSRLNSFLQERGFSVEAIELTNYARIPEDAGAVVITAPATRFREREASLLRDYLSEENGSLLALLEPGETTGLEELALEWGIRIDDRIVVDVGPDFQSATGDLIIRDFTDHPVGNFLRNMGVTVLFGLPRPILPAPEEARNPDTLKLETILLSSQQSWAESELRPGSTISFDEGADLKGPVPIAVASQRQAETSFDFDLSAVQGGRILVIGNADFITNSRIDAFGNRLLFLSALNWCMDQGSEINIAAKDIRGYMIILSQTELRNLLLWLITPAAALALIGILVAIIRR; this is translated from the coding sequence ATGACTACACGCGATGATTTTCGGCGTACGAATCGTTGGCGGCGCCTCAATGCCTTCCTGCAAGTCTTGCTCTGCATCAGCCTGATCGCAGCGATCAACCACTTGGGCTCCGGCCACTTTGAACGACGCGACCTCACTCAGGATCGCAAGTTCTCCCTCTCGCCCGAAACGGAGGCCTACCTTTCTTCAGTCGAGAAACCCGTCGATATTTACATCATCATCCCCGACATCGAAACCGACGAAACCAATCGTCGGGTTCTTCGGGACCTGCGGAAGCTGCTGTCCAACATCCAGCTATTTTCGGACACGGATGGAAACGGCAACATCAACGTGGAGTTCATTGATGTCTTCCGGCAGCGTAACCGAGCCCGGGAAATCCTCGGTCGATACAACATCTCTACCCAAAACTCGATTCTCATCACTTCCGGCAATCGCCTGAAGCAAATCTCGATCGACTCCCTCTACACTTTCGAAGAGGGGAAGATGCGATCCTTCCGCGGGGAATCGGAATTCCTTTCCGCGATTCTTCAAGTTACACGCCAGAGCAACAGCGTCGTCTATTTCCTCGTCGGCCAAGGCGAATTCGATCTCGACAGTGTCGACCCCCTCAAAGGTCTCTCACGCCTGAACTCGTTTCTCCAGGAACGAGGATTCTCGGTCGAAGCGATCGAGCTGACCAATTACGCGCGTATCCCCGAGGATGCTGGAGCCGTCGTCATTACCGCCCCAGCCACCCGTTTCCGCGAGAGAGAGGCGAGCCTGCTGCGGGACTATCTCTCTGAGGAGAACGGAAGTCTTCTCGCCCTCCTGGAACCTGGCGAAACAACCGGACTCGAAGAACTGGCACTCGAATGGGGTATCCGCATCGACGACCGGATCGTGGTCGACGTTGGCCCCGATTTCCAATCGGCCACCGGCGACCTCATCATCCGCGATTTTACCGACCACCCGGTCGGAAATTTCCTCAGGAATATGGGGGTCACAGTTCTATTCGGACTGCCCCGCCCCATCCTCCCCGCTCCGGAAGAGGCCCGCAATCCTGACACGCTCAAGCTCGAAACCATTCTCTTGAGCTCCCAACAGAGCTGGGCCGAGAGCGAGCTCCGCCCCGGATCTACGATTTCTTTCGATGAAGGGGCAGACTTAAAAGGTCCCGTTCCCATCGCTGTGGCCTCGCAGCGGCAGGCCGAAACTTCCTTCGACTTCGATCTCTCGGCCGTTCAAGGCGGACGCATCCTCGTCATTGGAAATGCTGATTTCATCACCAACTCGCGAATCGACGCCTTCGGCAACCGACTCCTATTTCTCAGTGCTCTGAACTGGTGCATGGATCAAGGCAGTGAGATCAACATCGCCGCCAAGGATATCCGTGGCTATATGATCATCCTCAGCCAGACCGAACTGCGGAACCTTCTCCTCTGGCTCATCACTCCCGCAGCGGCACTGGCGCTGATTGGCATCCTGGTCGCAATCATCCGACGCTAA
- a CDS encoding ABC transporter permease: MRNFINFLRHEIRVILFSPSSYVAGVLFLLLMGLIYWAILKSFTLAPQEDTPATQFFRVFWIPAFFVVPLLTMRSVAEERRLGTLQTLLTTPTGPVVVVLAKFCAIYLFYLFLWSCTIAFPLLASEMTSVDQARTILFDPASLLGGYLFVALSGTLFIALGIFCSSLTRSQLVAGMLCFTGLFLLIAGSRLLLEVPLPETGPVGSLNSLFQYLQTFEHLLDFSAGIIDSRPFVYYLSGSIFFLIFSVILVERKA, encoded by the coding sequence ATGAGAAATTTCATCAACTTTCTCCGGCACGAAATCCGGGTCATTCTCTTTTCTCCGTCGAGCTATGTCGCAGGGGTTCTCTTTCTTCTGCTGATGGGGCTGATTTACTGGGCAATCCTGAAAAGCTTCACCCTCGCGCCGCAAGAAGACACCCCGGCTACCCAGTTTTTTCGGGTTTTCTGGATTCCCGCATTTTTCGTCGTCCCCCTACTGACAATGAGGAGCGTGGCCGAAGAGCGCCGACTCGGGACCCTGCAAACACTCCTCACGACCCCAACCGGACCGGTTGTCGTCGTCCTCGCGAAGTTTTGCGCGATCTATCTCTTCTATCTCTTCCTTTGGAGCTGCACCATCGCTTTCCCGCTGCTCGCGAGTGAAATGACCTCGGTCGATCAGGCGCGAACCATCCTCTTCGATCCCGCCTCCCTCCTTGGAGGCTATCTCTTTGTCGCCCTGAGCGGCACCCTCTTCATCGCTCTCGGGATTTTTTGTTCCAGCCTCACCCGATCGCAACTGGTCGCGGGGATGCTCTGCTTCACCGGCCTCTTCCTTCTCATCGCCGGAAGCCGTCTCCTACTCGAAGTGCCCCTGCCCGAGACGGGCCCGGTTGGCAGCCTGAACAGCCTTTTCCAATATCTTCAGACCTTCGAGCACCTCCTCGACTTTAGTGCCGGGATCATCGACTCCCGCCCGTTCGTTTACTATCTGTCGGGCTCGATTTTCTTCCTCATTTTCTCCGTCATTCTCGTTGAAAGAAAAGCATGA
- a CDS encoding ABC transporter ATP-binding protein translates to MVSLVPSIRAVDLTKRFGPNRAIDRISFEVGAGEVVGFLGPNGAGKSTTMRILTGLLSASSGEAWVAGRSVAREPAAIRHLIGFMPENNPLPEDMRVTEYLRFRSRIKGLSRKIRKTRIDEVLELCDLKHGTERKLIGNLSKGYRQRVGIADAILAEPPIVILDEPTIGLDPHQILGFRQMIQQLRGRMTLVISSHILPEIEKVCDRSVILNRGQVVAAGTRSELREVFSPGQTYELRVEGSLSEVEKRIKTVDHSLVLQDSYREPEGNVRRITFSSNCNTNLVPRIIESLQGPDLPVIQEIRIRRASLEDIFLAATKRTWKEGGDPSAAPRDMEEELSE, encoded by the coding sequence ATGGTATCTCTAGTCCCCAGCATTCGGGCCGTCGACCTAACGAAGCGATTTGGCCCCAACCGCGCAATTGATCGGATCTCCTTCGAGGTCGGTGCGGGAGAAGTTGTCGGATTTCTCGGCCCGAACGGCGCCGGAAAATCGACGACCATGCGCATTCTCACGGGTCTGTTGAGCGCCTCATCAGGAGAAGCCTGGGTCGCCGGACGATCTGTCGCCCGAGAACCAGCCGCGATCCGCCACCTCATCGGATTCATGCCGGAGAACAACCCTCTCCCCGAGGACATGCGGGTGACTGAATACCTTCGCTTCCGCTCCCGGATTAAAGGGCTTTCCCGGAAAATCCGAAAAACCCGCATCGACGAGGTTCTGGAGCTCTGCGACCTCAAACATGGGACCGAGCGCAAACTAATCGGCAACCTCAGTAAAGGATACCGGCAGCGCGTCGGTATCGCCGATGCCATTCTCGCGGAACCCCCGATTGTCATCCTTGACGAACCGACGATCGGCCTCGATCCGCATCAAATTCTCGGTTTCCGCCAAATGATCCAGCAACTGCGGGGCCGGATGACGCTCGTCATCTCCAGTCACATCCTGCCGGAGATCGAGAAAGTCTGTGACCGCTCGGTAATCCTCAATCGCGGGCAGGTCGTCGCCGCCGGCACTCGATCCGAGCTGCGGGAGGTATTCTCGCCGGGCCAGACCTACGAACTGCGAGTCGAAGGCTCTCTCTCCGAAGTCGAGAAACGGATCAAAACCGTGGACCATAGCCTCGTCCTTCAGGATTCCTACCGCGAGCCGGAAGGAAACGTCCGCCGAATCACCTTTTCCTCCAACTGCAACACGAACCTCGTCCCCCGCATCATCGAATCGCTGCAAGGTCCGGATCTACCCGTCATTCAAGAGATTCGCATTCGCCGCGCCTCGCTGGAGGACATCTTCCTCGCCGCCACGAAGCGGACGTGGAAAGAGGGAGGAGACCCTTCCGCTGCACCCCGCGACATGGAGGAGGAACTCTCCGAATGA